The DNA sequence TAGGGCTACGCCCGTATATGAAGAACCGCCGGCTTCGCCGGCGGGTCCCTTTTTTGTAGATGGAAATTTGCTGTGCTGAGTATTACAGTGGCTCGGCAATAAGTGCGAATGGCTCGGCACCTGTGATGCGGACACGTAATTTTTTGCCTGGTGCGAATTCGCCTGGAATGGCGACCGGGTTGTAGGCTTCGTTCCTTGCGATGGTCGTTCCGCTGCGGTGGCCTTCTTTTTCGATGTGGACTTCTGTTTCGTGACCAATCCAGCGTGCGTTGTTTTCGCGGGCGATTTTTTGGAAAGTTTCGGCGAGCAATGCCGAACGCCGGTGCTTCTCGTCGTCGCTTACAGAATTTGTCTGGTTCATGGCGAAGGCGGGGGTTCCGGGGCGGGCGACAAATCGCGTGATATTGCAGACGGTCGGCCTTGTTTCCTTGAGCAGTTCCAGCGTGGCGTCAAAGTCTTCTTCGGTTTCGCCGGGGAATCCGACAATCATGTCGGTGCTCAATGTGAACTTGTCAAAATTCTTGTTGAATGTTTCTGCCAGTGAGACAAAGTCGCTGGCCGTATGGCGGCGGTTCATTGCCTTGAGGATCCGCTCGCTTCCGCTCTGGACGGGCAAGTGGATGAACTTGTAGACTCTGCTGTCGGTAAAACATTCCAGGAGCGATTCCGCATACGAAAGCATGTGGCGAGGGTTGCCCATGCCGAGGCGTAGCTTGTAGTCGCCCGGAACATGGACGAGTATGTTTTGAACGAGCTTAGCCAGGTTTGTTCCCGTGTCGAATCCGTAACAGCCGCAGTCTTGCCCGGTCAACTGGATTTCGTTGCAACCATCAGCGACAAGGGATTGTACTTGTTCAATGATGGATTCGGCAGGGTAGCTATGCAGACGGCCTTTGACCAGGTGCGTGCTGCAGAATGCGCAGGCATCAAGGCACCCTTCCTCGATGTTGACGATTCCCGTAAACGGGGATTCGCGAAGTGTTGCTTGGCGTGTATCTTTGCTGCTTTCGCCGATGATTTCGGCGGCAATATTTTTTAGGCTCGTAAATTCTATTTTGTTAAAAATGGCAGAGGCTTCTTTCCGGAAATCTGCCGGTGCGCACCCGGTAATGTAGATTCTTGCTTCGGGGTATGTCTCATGCGCTTTTTTCAAGAGCTTGATGGCGCCTGCGTTCCCCTTGACCGTGCATACGTTCAGGTATATTGCCTCGGGTATCTCGTCTGTCGGGAAATTGAAAAGAGTACGGAATTTTTTGGCGAGCAATCGTGCTATCCGTTCGCCGTCTCCGAAATTGGCGGCGCATCCCTGGCTGACTATGGCGACGAGGGGCGCCTGCATTTTAGTGCTCGAAACGCTCCAGCGTAATGCCGGGGTAGTAGTGGCTCAAAATCTCGAGATAACTCTGCCCTGCTTGGGCCCTAGCGCGCACTCCCATCTGGCACATTCCTACACCGTGGCCGTAGCCTTTGCCGCTAAGTATCCAGGAATTTCCCTTGTGGCTGATTGTGAACAGCGACGACGGGAGAATGGTTCCCTTCTGCTTGAATAGCCAGCGTACCTTGTCTCCATAGACTTTAAAAGTGCCTTTGTCTGTAGTCACCTGCAAGGTGTAGATCCTGCCGCTGGGGAGTTTTTTCTTGATGGAAATATCTTTGAGCTTCTTGAATTTCGGGACCTTCGTCTTGGCTTCTTTGCCGTTCTGCTGGAAGAGCGCAATCAGTTCCTTGTCGGTGAACTTGCGTTCCCACTTGCTGTAGTTGGACTCGTTGCACCAAGGTTGCCCATCGGGGCGCAGGTCCGGTACGCTCTTGAGGTACGGCTTGTTCTTCTTGTCCCATGTCACCATCGTTTCTGTCTTGCCACCGCAAGTGGAGTGGTAGTAGGCGATGATGAATTCACCTTTGTACATCATGGTCTCGCCGACGGTGGCCTTCACGGCTGCATTCGTCAGGGGAGTGGCGCTTTTGTAACCCATGTACACTTGATCTTTGGTGTCTGCGTACACGTCAAAGCCCATTGCGTCGCGGCTGTTGAAATGCTTGTACACATAGGTGCGTGCGGCAACCGCTTGTGCCTTGAGCGCTTCGAAGCGGCTGCTGTCCAGCTTGCCGATTTCGTAGGGGATGACTCCACGGACGTAGTCTTCGACGTCGACGATGTTGATTGCCGTGATGCGGCTTTTGGCGGCCTTTACAATAAAGTAGCCTGGATAGCACGAAGACTGTAACTGCTTTTGCGTAGGAGCGATGTTCAAGCATTTGCCTTCGCTGTAGAACTCACGCTGGTCTACCGTTTCTTTGGTCCCGTTGCTTTCGATTTCCAACTGGTTGCCGACAGCGGTAATGGCGATGGTTTGGTTCCCCGATTTGACGAACAACTTTTTTTCGTCTACGAATACGCCTACGCGTACGGGCCTGTCCAGGTTGTCCGGAATTTTTTTGACTTGGATCTTGGGCGGGGTGTCGCCGAACTTGTCTGGTACGCCTGCGCTGATGGGTTGCGCTTCGGTTGCTTGTTCCTGTATAGGCTCTGCCGTCTCGGCCTGGTCGGTGCTCGGTTGCTCCGGCTCGGGGGCTTCTATGACATCGTTTTGCGGCCCGGCATAGGGTTCTTCTTCCTGTGTCGGTGCTGGTTGGCTGGGCTCTGGAACGGGTGCCTGTTGTTCCGAGGCGGGGGGCGGGAGTTCCGGGAGGTCGAATCCGTCGTCCATCCCGTCTTGGGCAAAAGATAGCGCAAAGAAAAAACCTGCGCTAAGGAGGCTAGTTCGGAATAATCCCATCAAATCCATCGTCTCGGTTAGCGATTGTTCTTCTTGAGCTTTTCTTGAGTTTCCTTGGCCATCTTGCGGAGCTTCGACTGGTTCAGCGTACGGTCGGCCGTAGAAATCTTGTCGACGAAAAGGTCGCCGTTCAGGTGGTCGCATTCATGCTGGATGCAGCGGGCGAACAATCCCTCGCAGTTCCTGATTTCTTGCGGTTCTCCGTTGATGTCGAAAAAGCGTACCGCCACGCGGTCGGGGCGGACGACGTTGCAGAACAAGTCGGGGATGGACAAGCAACCCTCGTCATAGTCGACCATCTCGGCATCGGCTTCGGCTTCCCATTCCGGGTTGAACATGATATAGGGCTTCGGTTCCTCTTCGTTGGGAACGGCAGTGTCGATGACGACGAGCCTAATGTTCTTGCCGATTTGC is a window from the uncultured Fibrobacter sp. genome containing:
- a CDS encoding SpoIID/LytB domain-containing protein: MGLFRTSLLSAGFFFALSFAQDGMDDGFDLPELPPPASEQQAPVPEPSQPAPTQEEEPYAGPQNDVIEAPEPEQPSTDQAETAEPIQEQATEAQPISAGVPDKFGDTPPKIQVKKIPDNLDRPVRVGVFVDEKKLFVKSGNQTIAITAVGNQLEIESNGTKETVDQREFYSEGKCLNIAPTQKQLQSSCYPGYFIVKAAKSRITAINIVDVEDYVRGVIPYEIGKLDSSRFEALKAQAVAARTYVYKHFNSRDAMGFDVYADTKDQVYMGYKSATPLTNAAVKATVGETMMYKGEFIIAYYHSTCGGKTETMVTWDKKNKPYLKSVPDLRPDGQPWCNESNYSKWERKFTDKELIALFQQNGKEAKTKVPKFKKLKDISIKKKLPSGRIYTLQVTTDKGTFKVYGDKVRWLFKQKGTILPSSLFTISHKGNSWILSGKGYGHGVGMCQMGVRARAQAGQSYLEILSHYYPGITLERFEH
- a CDS encoding tRNA (N(6)-L-threonylcarbamoyladenosine(37)-C(2))-methylthiotransferase, whose product is MQAPLVAIVSQGCAANFGDGERIARLLAKKFRTLFNFPTDEIPEAIYLNVCTVKGNAGAIKLLKKAHETYPEARIYITGCAPADFRKEASAIFNKIEFTSLKNIAAEIIGESSKDTRQATLRESPFTGIVNIEEGCLDACAFCSTHLVKGRLHSYPAESIIEQVQSLVADGCNEIQLTGQDCGCYGFDTGTNLAKLVQNILVHVPGDYKLRLGMGNPRHMLSYAESLLECFTDSRVYKFIHLPVQSGSERILKAMNRRHTASDFVSLAETFNKNFDKFTLSTDMIVGFPGETEEDFDATLELLKETRPTVCNITRFVARPGTPAFAMNQTNSVSDDEKHRRSALLAETFQKIARENNARWIGHETEVHIEKEGHRSGTTIARNEAYNPVAIPGEFAPGKKLRVRITGAEPFALIAEPL
- the def gene encoding peptide deformylase: MALLPIRTYGDPVLRKKSEPISEITPELRQLARDMLETLYDSTGCGLAAPQIGKNIRLVVIDTAVPNEEEPKPYIMFNPEWEAEADAEMVDYDEGCLSIPDLFCNVVRPDRVAVRFFDINGEPQEIRNCEGLFARCIQHECDHLNGDLFVDKISTADRTLNQSKLRKMAKETQEKLKKNNR